The Danio rerio strain Tuebingen ecotype United States chromosome 20, GRCz12tu, whole genome shotgun sequence genome contains the following window.
TGCCTTTCATTGACCTAGCTTTAGTCATCCAAATGCTGCATCCCTTTACGACTACATTACACTGAACTTTGACCTACAGCATGTTCATGCTCGCTATATTAGCTCAGTGCGAATTCCAAGTCAATCTAGTATCTGGTTTATTTTAAACTGACACGTTTTGCAGTAGGAATTTCTCCCTTTGGAAGCATTTACAGGATTTCACGATGAAAAAAATTATGAGCCGAAACACCAAAAATGTCTTGGTGGTTTCTTTTGGATTTTTGTTATTATTCACAGCATATGGAGGGCTGCAAAGTTTACAGGTAACAGATTATATGATATATATCAGagataattgtgttgttttgaagaATAGAAATTTTACCTAAAAAATGAGTAAACATGCTTTTAAAGTGATCAATGGACCTAACCTACAAAGTAAACCCGTTTCCTCAAATTATTAGGTAAATAAACTatgaatataattataataagtcaatttaacagttaaagtggatttactcactttaagtcaacttgcacattttaaagcaacaACTTTAGTCAATTTATCAAAATAACTAAGCTTAAAAAAAGGattaattggattaactaaattgttttaacttgttgctgaatttaaacaaactaataaaatttAGCAAtgatcaacttaatttgtttgtttaaattcagcccatatacattTTGTGCAATCAGTTAccttaaaaatgtagtgtaattgttttttgttgGAACAAAAGTGATGCCTAataacttaaaatgtaaacaaagtaATTGACTTTTCTTAAATGTAGGCAATTTTCTACATGATTTGCATCATGATGGTAAATAACCATTTATTAGAATTATACAGGGttttatcaagtcaaatttaagactttttatgatcatttaagaccattatgaatgagattttagacTTCTACAAAGCTAAACACTGAGGATTTTTTGTAATATCTTGATTGGACCAATGGAATTGGAAAAACCAAATGTAGTTATTTCTTAATCACATCATTTATTGtgtcaaaaaaagaaaactgtagttgtacagacttttttcaaaataatgttttgtttgttttaagtttaacattgttaaaagtatatttattataaataaaactacacaaattatatatatatatatatataattataaattatacaatattatatatatatatatatatatatatatatatatatatatatatatatatatatatatatatatatatatatatatatatatatatatatatatatttgtttgcttttgatTGAATATTATTTTCACTCACACTTTCTTCTTAAATTGTTTTggtgtaaataaaagattatgtAAAGGGATATATTGCTGGTACTATTATGAGGAATTTAGTTTTagattttagttttcttttcctgATTTGGGTCATTTAATCTTAAGAAATTGCTATAAAACGTTTAACAGCTGTTGTGAAATAAATCTCTTTGAAATCAAAACTATTAAACATATCTAAGTAGATCTTATCTTAATAGATTGTTGGTCATTGGATGGTTGTTGGCCTGATTTGTTAACTTTACTTAAACAACTTTTGaaattaaaacctgtttaaaatgatttaagacctacaacacaatatttctgtgaatgaaagactttttaagacttctCTTTTTTTGAGTCAAAGGGCggtgtggtggtgcagtgggtagcactgtcgcctcacagcaagaaggtcactggttcgagcttcggctgggtcagttggcatttctgtgtggaatttgcatgttctctctgtgttggtgtgggttttgtctaggtgctccggtttcccccacagtccaaagacatgcactttaggtgaatcaggtaagctaaattgggaGTGTATTGgggaatgggagtgtatgggtgttttccagtgataggtTATTGttgaaagggcatttgctgcgtaaaacatatgctggatgaattGGCGGattattcctctgtggtgaccccagattaataaagggactgagccgaaaagataATCAGTTGATGAAGTCAAATTGTACttgactttttaagaccctgcagacatcCTGTTATAGGTCCtaaaaattgaatgaatatgACTGAAAATATGCTTATTTGCTCTATAATGTCTCATTATTTGTCCCAAAAAGACGAGACATTCAATATTGGtgtattaaatgacatttacaaATGTGATTTCATACACACCAAAAGCATATTATATACAAATAAGGCACACATTTgaagttaatatatttttttcaataaaatgttaaaatatggaAGAAATAATGTTTAGTGTTCACTGTAAgagatatatttatgtaaaaatgaaaaatgtcgccacagtggaatgaaccacctgctattccagcatatgttttacacagtggatactcttccagccacaacctagtactgaaaaacacccatacacactcacatttacacacactcatacattactgCCAAATTAGCCTccccaattgacctatagcgcatgtctttggattatgTTCCAAAGAGCACCAgagcacccggggaaaacccTCGCCAACATGCAGAttcacaggaatgccaactgactagTCATAACTTATTTGTATAGTTAACTAACTGCTGCATTGTTAACTAAATGTGTGTCTCACTGATTAGTATTgattagttgttttatttatacTGACAGTAGAGTTTTTGTATGTTACAGAGCAGTCTCAATGCTGAGGAAGGAATGGGTGTGATTTCGCTCAGTGTCATCTATGCAGCCATCATTCTGTCCTCGATGTTTCTGCCACCAATTATGATTAAAAATCTGGGCTGTAAATGGACCATTGTCGTTTCTATGGGTTGTTACGTGGCGTATTCCTTTGGAAACCTAGCGCCAGGCTGGTGCGTTGCCATTTCTCTACCTTATGTGCTTACTGTAATATTGTGGGAAAATTATGATGATTTTCAGCATCACATTATGATCCTTCAGAAACCATTCTAATCTGCTTTTTAAATAGTGAAATATTGAATACTTTTTTTGGGTCAAAGAATTTGCTCCACTGTTTAGTCAAATGTCATTTGCCAGGGCagacttagtgatttgggggccctaagcaattccaggtatggggCCCTAGTAATGAAACTCGAAACATTCTCTTTCTctatagatttttcttttctctgtagattacattttttttttttataaaaatgcaaattaaaatatatttgaagtgGAACCTTTATCTttttaatataaacttaaatataataaaaaaaaaaaaaaaaaaagtttactaaatatgacttcattcattcattcattcattcattcattttcttttcggcttagtcccttcattaatcagaggtcaccacagcggaataaaccgccaacttatccagcacgtttacgCAATGAATGCCTTTTCAGcagcaactcaacactgggaaatacccaaacacactcattcacacacaaacactagggacaatttagctacTCATTCACCtataccgaatgtctttggactgtgggggaaaccagagcacccagagaaaactcacattaacacggggagaacatgcaaactccataaagaaattccaactgaccaagctaaggctcgaaccagcgaccttcttgctgtgaggcgatcatgctacccctTGCGCCACCGTGATACCTGTTCACaaattatatagttatatagccTCATttgtgattttaatatttgcatctGCAGTACGGACGTTTCACTACTcagagaaaaaaaagtaataacattaaaatcttaGTGGTTATAgacatattttacaatatatgatGAAAGTTTAGATATATGATCATTATATGCCTCCTGGCCTAATtccctggggccctaagcggctgcttaccttgcttattggttaagtacGCTCCTGGTCCTCTGAACACAAATAATTTCTAAAATCATGATGTCCACTACAGTTTATGCATGTGCTGTATTAAAACAGACATCAATAGTTTTTTATTATCGGTTTAGAAAAGATAAATCACTTCCAGAGCTCTCAGATTAGGcatagatacactgtaaaaacaattcttgctgccttaatttttttacttgaatCAAATGAAATTTTCTAGTTATCTTACATCGATGAAATTGACTTAAAATATTAGGTTCAACattgtttaacttaaaaaaattagttgaaacctgattaacttattaaaaataagttaaagcaacatacaaAATATGTGTTGTCTTAactttttgtttacagtgtataacCAATAAGATAATAAGAATTATATTAAATTGCATATTAGTCatttttgttgtttgcttttgGCATCTGAACATCTGAGCCTAAAGTAGTAGCTGTCACATAAGACATAAATACAGATTTAGAGAGATAGTtcctccaaaaatgaaaatgtacagttGATTTGCTAACCCACTGGCCtgtaaaactttttatatttttttagtatTAAACTGGCTAGATGGACCACAAGCTTTCCAATGGTTCCTAAAATCCAAAGTGGGTGCTGCCTAACAagttaaagaagatttttttactGAATCTGTGGTCTTGATGATTCATATaatgcaagtgaatatctatgtttccatgcagctatttatttacattttattatagaaTAAAAATTTTATTCTACTCGGTTATGCATgctttttttgcacatttaaaaaaatgtgtgcgcatcttggcatttccttTAACAATTTTTTATGCATATATTCAAAAtgtgtgcataactgagtaggatttTAGTGTGTtgataaaaaaatgtgcataaactacgatggaaacacttttaccgaactaATTCTAGTATGCGCATGAAAAAGTTATGTGATTTTGTGTCACCCGCAATGCATTTCAGTACCtttctaaattaaattattattatttttttgtctgcaGGGCAAGTCTGATGTCCACCTCTGCCATCCTGGGAATGGGAGGTTCACCGCTGTGGTCTGCAAAATGCACTTATCTTACAATAAGTGGAAACAGGCAAGGCcagaaacacaacaaaaaagGCCAGGATCTCATCAACCAATATTTTGGAATCTTTTTCTTCATCTTTCAGTCTTCTGGAGTATGGGGAAACCTCATGTCATCTCTGATATTTGGCCAGGACCAAAATATAGGTACAGCTCAATTAAAACACTGATAATGTACTTTTTTTGGTAATTGTATATGCATTGATTGTTTATGTATCATTAGTTGAAGTCCCCAAGGAGAACCTGGAGTTCTGCGGTGTGTCAACATGCCTGGACAATTTCACTGTCATTGGAAACTCAACCCGTCCATCAAAACACCTTGTCGATACACTACTAGGCTGTTACATCGGTAGGTAGAAACAATATCTGTAATCATATTTTTATCCAAAACACTTTAGGGTTTactaaaataagtaaattatttcatttatttattacaagttctgtggttttaatttatattattctggattttattttaaatgtgataatttaaatagtaaaacttgcgtgacacggtggctcagaggttagcactgttgcctcacagcaataaggtcgcaggttcgagtcctggctgggccagttgacatttctatgtggagttcgGAAGGGCTTCCGCTCtgttaaaacacatgctggaaaacttggcggttcattttgctgtggtaacccctgagaAAATGCACCTAAGCTAGTAGATAAGCTATTTGTAGCTAGCTACTCACCAACACTGCTAACCAAGCGTGTCTTGCTTCGTTCAGGTGTGGGGCTACTGGCCATTATTTTCGTGGCGGTGTTCCTGGACAATATAGATCGAGATCAGGCTAAAGAGTTTCGCAGCACTAAGGGCAACAaatcctttttatttatattattctggatttcattttaaatgtaataatttaaatagtaaaacttgcgtgacacggtggctcaggggttagcactattgcctcacagcaataaggtcgcaggttcgagtcctggctgggccagttgacatttccatgtggagtttgcatgttctccctgtgttaatgcagctttcctccaggtgctccagtttcccccacagtccaaacacatgcggtataagtgaattagattaactaaattggccgtagtgtgtaaatgtgagagtgtaagggtgtaaaagttggcggttcattctgctgtggtaacctcagagaaataagagactaagccaaaggaaaatgactgaatgaataaaacttAAAAGTGACACATTTTGGTAGTAAAGTTTACTAAAGCCCTAACACAATGTTTTTACTTTAGGTTAATTGTCAACTGTTTACTGAATATTTTATGGATTGAATTTTAACTGTTGTTACTtgataaacattatttacaaattaacaaaaataaattaataaattaaataattacatgtaAGATGTACCAATAGATGGCTGCAGAAAACAGCCAAATACTGTGTTTGTAGGAGAACACTTCAGATCAGTGAATGTTTAGTAAATGTACATTATCTTTTGTCTAGCTAATTTGCTACTTGCTGTAAAAATAGCTACACTAGAGAATATCTGTGATTTAGCAGTTGTATCTTGTGATTCATGTTAttagtgtgtttatgtttttgaattgcattatgggacttggatctttcttccaactacttataaccttgaaaagtttgaaaaagtgacttttattaacatttgtaacagtttaaagtgatttatagTCTGGGTTGCTGTTGTtatttatgctacaaaaaccttgtaacaaactgccagtacatttatATACTGATACATACATAATTTCGTATACATTACAGTATTTCAAACTATGTcaataaaatcactttgttaaactgtagagttgaatgttcaacatcaaaagtcgacagagcagaaatcaagctcccataatgtaATTTCACAAACcataataaatggaaaacacttgcaaattacaaaatacaaaaactgtgTAGTTAGCGGGAAAGCTAACTGAGTTACTATCAAGCTTCTGAAAAATGCAGCTAAGCAAGTAGATAAGCTATTTGTAGCTAGCTACTCACCAACACTGCTAACTAAGTGTGTCTTGCTCCATTCAGGTGTGGGGCTTCTGGCCATTATTTTCGTGGCGGTGTTCCTGGACAATATAGATCGAGATGAGGCTAAAGAGTTTCGCAGCACTAAGGGCAACAAATCCTTTTGGGACACCTTTCTGGCCACCTTCAAGCTCCTGAGAGACCCCAGATTGTTGCTGCTCATCCCGTTGACCATGTACAGTGGATTTGAGCAAAGTTTTCTTTCTGGTGAATACACAAAGGTAAAATACAGACTGCACTATAATTTGTATTCGTTTGTTAACAGGTTCTGTGTACTATTTTGTTATTCACAGGTTTtgctctgtttatttatggttatgaattgcattatgggagcttgatctctgctctgtcgacttctggtgttaaaaatacaaatgtttaattttagtagtttgaaacaaaatattgtatacaaaataatatagagagaattaagtgggtaaaataaaaaagaaagtaagcTACTGACTGTTTATGACCAGATTTTTGTACAGTATTTTAATAAACAAGCCAGGacgatacagttgaagtcaaaattattagcctactctatattttttccccaattttttgtttaaaggagagcagatttttcaacacatttccaaacataatagttttaataactcatttctaacaactgatttattttatctttgccatgatgacagtaaataatatttgactagatatttttcaagttattagtattcagcttaaagtgacatttaaaggcttaacaaggtcaATTAGTTtgtgtaattagacaagttattgtataatgatggtttgttctgtagacaattgaaaaaatatagcttaaggaggctaataatattgaccttaaaatgatttaaaaaattaaaaattgtttttattccagcggaaataaaacaaataagacttctgagaaaatttccttgctccattaaatatcacttgagaaatatttaaaaaagaataaatatttcacagaacAGCTCTGTTCCCCTAATTGTATTACTTCAAACTGTTACACatctcaataaaagtcactttttaaccACAATAggtgttggaggaaagatcaaggtcccataatgcaatttaaaacccTTAATTCAGACATGTTTTTACAGTGAGGGGTGCATGTAAACTAACCCATCCCAATGAAATATAACTTGAATGTGTTTGTGATCCTCTTCCTTCTGCAGAACTACGTGACTTGTGCGTTAGGAATACATAACGTTGGTTTCGTGATGATCTGCTTTGCAGCTTCAAACTCTCTGTGTTCATTTGCGTTTGGGAGACTGGCTCAGTACACTGGAAGAATTGCCCTCTTCTGCTTGGGTAATGCAAGTgattgacatacagttgaagtcaaaatgattagccagtattttcatatattttccaaacgatgtttaacagagcaaggaatgttTTACAGTAtctcatataatatttttttccaacagagaaagtcttatttgttttattttaactacaataaaagtagtttttacatttttttaaaaatcattttaaggtcaaaatgattagccctcttaaggttttttttcagactgtctacagaacaaaccacttttatacaatgggccctatcatacacctggcgcaatgttgCGCATGGCgtgatgcaattgttgtttgctagtttcagcttgacgcaagagttgttttgatgttttgcgccacgctgtttaaatagcaaatgcatttggactcatatgtgcgcccataggcgttctgatctaaaaacggaggcgtgttgaggcgcattgctggtgcgttgatattttgagaataataataataattcgcaGACCACGCTAGTTGTGAGCCTCGCtgacacactgcttaatacacaaaaGATGTAAagcaattaaaatattaaggttatatataggatatatataatattatatataatattataaatattatatatatagtaatattttaatcatatatatatatatatatatatatatatatatatatatatatatatatatatatatatatatatatatatatatatatatatatgattaaaatattactaaacatattattttctagcctaaaaaaatataaaaaccagataatttcatgccttcttcatctcgggggctttttcagtttattcataacaatttgcttttgtataatgttattattattagcagtattatttattatatgcatatttatatttgttttattaaaatcaagcttagatttgcccacatgtcaggttttagaccatataggtCATAGCATgcgttttaggatataactcagtttttcgaACACTCTTCGTTATCATTGTTCATCAGACTccgattggtttattctcaaaacacacctttaactaattaagaaaataagcatTACCCTTTCAGACCATgcacaaagtggatttttccgtccttaaaatagtaaaagtggattctgGCTCGCTCTTAATGTGTAAGGGTGTGCTTTGCACTTTGCTTGTGTATcgacaaaatagagcccaatgagttgcttaattaccctaactagcctaattactctagttaagcctttaactaCATTAAGCTCAATACTAgaatcttgaaaaacatctagtaaaattatgtcctgtcatcatggcaaagataaaatcaaattattataaaatccattattagaaaggagttattaaaactattatgttgaaaaatgtgttgaaaaaatctctgttaatcagaaattgggggattcaaaatggctaataattctgacttcaactgtataataaaatgtaaaattttgttgCTTGCTAGAATTTATGCTCATTCTGTTTTTCTCCACTTTTACAGCTGCAGCAATAAACCTGGGCTCTTTTCTGGGTCTTTTGTACTGGAAGCCTCATCCAGACCAGCTGGCCATCTTCTTCGTGTTTCCGGCCCTCTGGGGAATGGCAGACGCTGTGTGGCAAACACAAACCAATGGTGAGGGGCTCGATCTGAGTGCAACTATAAGGTCAAGCTATAATAACCAATATAAAATGGATAGTTTTGGTTTAAAGTCTGATAAAGAGTCTGATAAATCTAATCTGATGAAAGTGAATTGTCATTGCTGTGTTGATATATAAGgcatagatgaatggatagatgttTCTTTTATTTACTGTTCTGTATTTTACTTCACTGCAGCACTTTATGGCATCCTCTTTGCTAAGAATAAAGAAGCAGCTTTCGCCAACTATCGCATGTGGGAGTCACTGGGTTTCGTCATAGCATTTGCTTACAGCACATTCATCTGCCTGTCCACCAAGATCTACATAGCTTTGGCAGTTCTGGCTCTTACTATGGTAACTTACCTTTACGTGGAGTACAACGAGTACAAGCATCCGACTCCACAAGTTACTGAGGACTTCCTCAAACCAATCAAGCCCAAGCTGAAAGACGACAAAGAAGACAATATTATTTCCCAGACgcaactgtaaatatatttctAGATGATATTTCTGCCTcagtatatacagctgaagtcaaaatgattagccctccttggattttttttctttttcaaatattttccaaatgatgtttaactgcgaggaatttttcacaatatGTTTGATAACGATTTTtctcttaaattttttatttcggctagaatcaaagcagtttttattttttttaaagaacattttaaggtcaacattattagcccccttaagcaatatattcttttcgattgtctacagaaaaaaacatcattacacagtcaccagccactttattacgtgcacctgtccaacttctcgttaacgctaatttctaatcaaccaattaCATGccaggtgatttaagtgactttgaatgtggcatggttgttagtttCAGACGGGCTGgattgagtatttcagaaactgctgatctattgggattttcatgcacagccatatctagggtttacagtgaaTAGTCCGAAAGAGAGTAATTATCCAGTAAagagcagttctgtgggcataaatgccttgttgatgccaggtctacagaagagcatctctgaacgcacaacatgtcaaaccttaaTATGTCGAaacattgttgaatctatgccatgaaggattaaggcagttctgaaggcaaaagggggatcaacctggtactagtagggtgtacctattaaagtggccagtgtaCATACTGCacaatgacttgactaattactttaatttgcctaattaacctagttaagcctttaaatgtcactttaagctgtatagaagtgtcttgaaaaatatttagtaaaatattatttactgtcatcatggcaaagataaaagaaatcagttagtagaaatgtgttaaaaactttcttcgttaaacagaaattgggtaaaaaaattattctgggggggctaacaattcaacTGTATCTTCATTTGTAAAATGTACATTGTTTTTGTTGTCTTTCAGAAATTATTTTTACAGCATGTTTACAGTATTGAAAAAGATTCCTGTTTTCATAGAGTATCTTTCTATAAATCTTATCAGTGTATTA
Protein-coding sequences here:
- the unc93a gene encoding protein unc-93 homolog A isoform X1, with protein sequence MKKIMSRNTKNVLVVSFGFLLLFTAYGGLQSLQSSLNAEEGMGVISLSVIYAAIILSSMFLPPIMIKNLGCKWTIVVSMGCYVAYSFGNLAPGWASLMSTSAILGMGGSPLWSAKCTYLTISGNRQGQKHNKKGQDLINQYFGIFFFIFQSSGVWGNLMSSLIFGQDQNIVEVPKENLEFCGVSTCLDNFTVIGNSTRPSKHLVDTLLGCYIGVGLLAIIFVAVFLDNIDRDEAKEFRSTKGNKSFWDTFLATFKLLRDPRLLLLIPLTMYSGFEQSFLSGEYTKNYVTCALGIHNVGFVMICFAASNSLCSFAFGRLAQYTGRIALFCLAAAINLGSFLGLLYWKPHPDQLAIFFVFPALWGMADAVWQTQTNALYGILFAKNKEAAFANYRMWESLGFVIAFAYSTFICLSTKIYIALAVLALTMVTYLYVEYNEYKHPTPQVTEDFLKPIKPKLKDDKEDNIISQTQL
- the unc93a gene encoding protein unc-93 homolog A isoform X2, with the protein product MKKIMSRNTKNVLVVSFGFLLLFTAYGGLQSLQSSLNAEEGMGVISLSVIYAAIILSSMFLPPIMIKNLGCKWTIVVSMGCYVAYSFGNLAPGWASLMSTSAILGMGGSPLWSAKCTYLTISGNRQGQKHNKKGQDLINQYFGIFFFIFQSSGVWGNLMSSLIFGQDQNIVEVPKENLEFCGVSTCLDNFTVIGNSTRPSKHLVDTLLGCYIGVGLLAIIFVAVFLDNIDRDQAKEFRSTKGNKSFLFILFWISF
- the unc93a gene encoding protein unc-93 homolog A — its product is MSRNTKNVLVVSFGFLLLFTAYGGLQSLQSSLNAEEGMGVISLSVIYAAIILSSMFLPPIMIKNLGCKWTIVVSMGCYVAYSFGNLAPGWASLMSTSAILGMGGSPLWSAKCTYLTISGNRQGQKHNKKGQDLINQYFGIFFFIFQSSGVWGNLMSSLIFGQDQNIVPKENLEFCGVSTCLDNFTVIGNSTRPSKHLVDTLLGCYIGVGLLAIIFVAVFLDNIDRDEAKEFRSTKGNKSFWDTFLATFKLLRDPRLLLLIPLTMYSGFEQSFLSGEYTKNYVTCALGIHNVGFVMICFAASNSLCSFAFGRLAQYTGRIALFCLAAAINLGSFLGLLYWKPHPDQLAIFFVFPALWGMADAVWQTQTNALYGILFAKNKEAAFANYRMWESLGFVIAFAYSTFICLSTKIYIALAVLALTMVTYLYVEYNEYKHPTPQVTEDFLKPIKPKLKDDKEDNIISQTQL